The following coding sequences lie in one Metallumcola ferriviriculae genomic window:
- a CDS encoding sigma 54-interacting transcriptional regulator produces the protein MQLFRVGLVGAGKGGSAIFKMLKEVRKVKIVGVCDTNPNAPTIAMAKKEGIFVTTDLKKLLAWENMDVLFEATNNSEVQQQIDQLKAPGTAVIEAQAAKLFVSLLEEKEELLEFKRLKGELETILNSVQEAIEVADNTGIIKYVNPAFTRVTGVLETQRINKNIFKVSPHGALAQSLVSQKPVHGHRTKVGGSGVEVISNSAPILVDGKIEGAVVVFQPITDIIKLMEELQKSNTIIENLYARIGQITGSKYNFDDLIGRSKTFKATMEMAKKSARSDSTVLITGESGTGKELYAHAVHQASQRRDKPFIKVNCAAIPESLLESEFFGHEKGAFTGAVRTKLGKVELANGGTLFLDEIGDMNLFLQAKLLRVIQDREFERVGGTQTIKVNVRFIAATNRKLKSMVRKGTFREDLYYRLNVVELSVPPLRERKDDIPVLTEYLIIKFNRKLGKKVKGVSPEALQLLVSYDWPGNVRELENVLERAMVVVEENVLTHHQLSQYIGQFDSLSSNKFAEVMPLDKMEQIMLRAAMARYGETLEGKKKAAQALNISLATLYNKLKKYRANLG, from the coding sequence ATGCAGCTTTTTCGCGTGGGACTTGTTGGTGCTGGGAAGGGCGGCAGCGCCATATTTAAAATGCTGAAAGAAGTAAGAAAGGTTAAGATTGTAGGCGTGTGTGATACTAATCCCAATGCACCTACTATTGCCATGGCAAAAAAAGAAGGCATTTTTGTCACTACTGACTTGAAAAAATTATTAGCCTGGGAAAATATGGATGTATTGTTTGAAGCGACAAACAACAGTGAGGTCCAACAACAAATAGACCAGCTTAAAGCACCAGGCACGGCCGTGATTGAAGCTCAAGCAGCTAAATTGTTTGTTTCGTTGCTGGAGGAAAAGGAGGAATTGCTAGAGTTTAAAAGGTTAAAGGGAGAATTGGAAACGATTCTCAACTCAGTTCAGGAAGCAATCGAAGTCGCAGATAATACAGGCATCATCAAGTATGTCAATCCTGCATTTACCAGGGTGACAGGTGTTTTGGAAACTCAGCGTATTAATAAAAATATTTTCAAGGTTTCTCCTCACGGTGCATTGGCTCAAAGCTTGGTCTCGCAAAAACCGGTACATGGGCATCGCACTAAAGTGGGCGGTTCCGGAGTCGAAGTAATTTCTAATTCTGCGCCAATTTTAGTTGATGGGAAGATTGAGGGCGCAGTTGTAGTATTTCAGCCAATTACGGATATTATAAAGTTAATGGAAGAACTGCAAAAGTCAAACACTATCATCGAAAATTTATATGCACGAATTGGTCAGATTACCGGTAGCAAATATAATTTCGATGATCTTATCGGTCGCAGTAAAACATTCAAAGCAACGATGGAGATGGCTAAGAAATCCGCTCGAAGTGATTCCACAGTACTGATTACCGGTGAAAGCGGTACCGGGAAAGAGCTTTATGCTCATGCTGTACACCAAGCCAGCCAGAGGCGGGATAAGCCCTTTATCAAAGTGAACTGTGCCGCTATCCCGGAAAGTCTCTTGGAAAGTGAATTCTTTGGCCACGAGAAAGGCGCTTTTACTGGGGCGGTTCGCACCAAACTGGGCAAAGTGGAACTGGCAAATGGCGGTACTTTGTTCCTAGATGAAATAGGTGATATGAACCTATTTTTACAGGCAAAACTATTGCGTGTCATTCAAGATAGGGAATTTGAAAGGGTAGGTGGGACCCAAACAATCAAAGTCAATGTGCGTTTTATTGCTGCTACTAATCGGAAGTTAAAATCCATGGTCAGGAAAGGCACTTTTCGGGAGGACCTTTACTATCGATTGAATGTTGTGGAATTGTCCGTCCCGCCGCTTCGGGAGCGTAAGGATGACATACCGGTATTAACCGAGTATTTGATTATTAAGTTTAATCGTAAGTTGGGAAAGAAAGTTAAAGGCGTGTCTCCTGAAGCACTTCAGCTTTTGGTAAGTTATGACTGGCCGGGCAATGTTCGGGAACTGGAAAATGTCTTGGAACGTGCCATGGTAGTGGTGGAGGAGAATGTACTGACTCACCATCAACTATCTCAATATATTGGTCAGTTTGACTCGTTAAGCAGCAATAAGTTTGCCGAGGTGATGCCCTTAGATAAAATGGAACAGATAATGTTAAGAGCCGCAATGGCACGCTACGGTGAAACGCTGGAAGGAAAAAAGAAAGCTGCCCAAGCGCTAAATATTTCTTTGGCTACGCTATATAATAAACTAAAAAAATATCGAGCAAATCTGGGCTAA
- the ablA gene encoding lysine 2,3-aminomutase, which produces MMHELKKAQIWQDVPDQQWLDWHWQVRNRIDNLEDLKKVINIPKEEENDINKALESLRMAITPYYASLMERDDPECPVRKQAVPVAWELKETDYDLEDPLHEDVDSPVPGITHRYPDRVLFLVTDQCSMYCRHCTRRRLAGTTDTMMPEEQLETALDYIKRTPVIRDVLLSGGDSLLISDERLDYLLSRLRQIEHVEIIRLGTRTPVVMPMRITDELCRVIKKYHPIYINTHFNHPHEITPEAREACAKLADAGVPLGNQTVLLKGINDCPYIIKDLNHQLLLNRVKPYYLYQCDLSPGIEHFRTSVSKGIEIMEMLRGHTSGLAVPTFVVDAPGGGGKIPVSPQYMISQSDDKVILRNYEGVICAYGQPGEGDNGGACEDCETCKWLSHKDPVGLAKLFAEKRLSLTPKGNLREKRRKTYC; this is translated from the coding sequence ATGATGCATGAACTCAAGAAAGCACAAATCTGGCAAGATGTCCCTGACCAGCAATGGCTGGATTGGCACTGGCAGGTAAGAAACCGAATTGACAACTTGGAGGATTTGAAAAAGGTTATTAATATTCCCAAAGAAGAGGAAAACGACATCAACAAGGCATTGGAATCCCTTCGGATGGCTATTACGCCGTATTATGCCAGTTTAATGGAAAGAGATGATCCGGAATGTCCAGTGAGGAAGCAAGCGGTACCTGTAGCTTGGGAACTTAAGGAAACCGATTATGATTTGGAAGACCCTCTCCATGAAGATGTAGACTCTCCTGTTCCAGGGATTACTCATCGATATCCTGACAGGGTACTCTTTTTGGTTACTGACCAGTGCTCCATGTACTGCCGACATTGTACGCGACGGCGTCTGGCCGGGACCACCGATACAATGATGCCGGAAGAACAATTGGAAACGGCATTGGATTATATCAAAAGAACCCCGGTTATTCGCGATGTACTGCTTTCAGGCGGTGATAGTTTGCTGATTTCTGACGAACGGTTAGATTACCTGCTAAGCCGACTGAGGCAGATTGAGCATGTAGAAATTATCAGATTGGGAACCCGTACCCCCGTGGTTATGCCTATGCGGATTACCGACGAGCTCTGCCGGGTGATAAAAAAGTACCACCCAATTTATATTAATACGCACTTTAACCATCCCCATGAGATTACTCCCGAGGCGAGGGAGGCATGTGCCAAACTGGCAGATGCCGGGGTGCCGCTGGGTAACCAAACGGTACTTTTGAAAGGTATCAATGACTGCCCATATATTATTAAGGACTTAAATCATCAGTTGCTTCTTAACAGAGTGAAACCGTACTATCTCTACCAATGCGACCTGTCACCGGGCATTGAGCACTTCCGTACCTCGGTATCCAAAGGCATTGAAATTATGGAAATGCTCCGGGGACATACATCTGGTTTGGCAGTACCAACCTTTGTAGTAGATGCTCCCGGCGGTGGCGGTAAAATTCCCGTTAGCCCTCAGTACATGATTTCTCAGTCCGATGATAAAGTAATTCTAAGGAATTATGAAGGTGTGATTTGCGCTTATGGACAACCGGGGGAAGGTGATAATGGTGGTGCCTGTGAAGACTGTGAGACATGTAAATGGCTGTCTCATAAGGACCCGGTTGGTCTGGCAAAGCTTTTTGCGGAGAAGAGACTTAGCCTGACACCTAAGGGTAACTTGAGGGAAAAAAGACGCAAAACTTACTGTTAA
- a CDS encoding adenosylhomocysteinase, with amino-acid sequence MKEGTKLAEFMIKDINLAPQGLKKISWAASHMPVLSNMGDELEQIKPFAGKKVVICLHLEAKTGYLAMTLQRGGAKVAVVASNPLSTQDDVVAALVKQGITAYAWYGATGDEYRLHLNKALDFEPDLIVDDGGDLVSLLHGKRRDVLPGVVGGSEETTTGILRLKAMEKEGTLSFPMMAVNDALSKYLFDNRYGTGQSVWDGINRTTNLVVAGKNVVIIGYGWCGKGVAMRAKGMGARVLVCEIDPIKANEALMDGFQVMPLIEASPLGDYFVTVTGNKSVIHRAHFQVMKDQAILANAGHFDVEIDKVALEEMSQEMVVVRPNVQQYRFSDGRALNLLAEGRLVNLAAGDGHPAEIMDMSFALQAKSLQYILESGDQLKAGVHKVPEVIDKGVAQLRLQALGYEIDQLTEEQKKYLDSWEL; translated from the coding sequence ATGAAGGAGGGTACAAAATTGGCTGAATTTATGATTAAGGATATTAACTTAGCTCCGCAGGGATTGAAAAAGATTTCTTGGGCTGCCAGTCACATGCCGGTTCTTTCCAATATGGGCGATGAATTGGAGCAAATAAAACCCTTTGCGGGAAAGAAAGTAGTTATTTGTTTACATTTAGAGGCAAAAACGGGCTATTTGGCGATGACTTTGCAACGAGGTGGTGCTAAAGTAGCGGTAGTTGCTTCAAATCCGCTATCCACCCAGGATGATGTGGTGGCCGCTTTGGTCAAGCAGGGTATCACTGCGTATGCCTGGTATGGAGCGACCGGAGATGAATATCGTCTGCATCTTAACAAAGCGCTGGACTTTGAGCCGGACTTGATAGTTGATGACGGTGGTGACCTGGTATCCTTACTCCATGGTAAGCGGCGCGATGTTCTGCCTGGTGTAGTCGGGGGCAGTGAAGAAACCACTACAGGGATTTTAAGGCTTAAGGCCATGGAAAAAGAAGGAACGTTATCATTCCCGATGATGGCGGTGAATGATGCCCTATCAAAGTATTTGTTTGACAATCGCTACGGCACCGGACAGTCCGTATGGGATGGGATTAATCGCACTACAAACCTAGTGGTCGCAGGGAAAAACGTGGTAATAATAGGCTATGGATGGTGTGGCAAGGGTGTGGCCATGCGTGCCAAGGGGATGGGTGCTAGGGTATTAGTCTGTGAAATTGATCCAATTAAGGCAAACGAAGCGTTGATGGATGGATTTCAAGTTATGCCGCTAATTGAAGCATCGCCGTTGGGTGATTATTTTGTTACCGTTACAGGAAACAAATCTGTAATTCATCGGGCACATTTCCAGGTTATGAAGGACCAGGCCATTTTAGCAAATGCCGGGCATTTTGACGTAGAGATTGATAAAGTTGCCTTAGAAGAAATGTCCCAAGAGATGGTGGTGGTGCGGCCTAATGTACAGCAGTATAGGTTTAGTGATGGCAGGGCTTTAAATTTGCTGGCAGAAGGAAGATTGGTTAATTTGGCCGCGGGGGACGGTCATCCAGCTGAGATTATGGATATGAGTTTTGCCCTGCAGGCAAAATCACTTCAATATATTTTGGAAAGTGGCGATCAATTAAAAGCCGGAGTGCATAAGGTGCCTGAAGTGATTGATAAAGGTGTCGCGCAGCTTCGGCTGCAAGCCCTGGGATATGAAATTGATCAACTTACTGAAGAACAAAAGAAATACCTTGATAGCTGGGAGCTTTAA
- a CDS encoding acyl-CoA mutase large subunit family protein: MYDKKGLDKVKQAKEQWDETTVQKTVSRFPERKENFETDSGIPIERLYSPDLLEDADYQRDLGMPGHYPYTRGVQPTMYRGRFWTMRQYAGFGTAEETNQRFKYLLEQGQTGLSVAFDLPTQIGYDSDHSLARGEVGKVGVAIDSLKDMEILYDGIPLEKVSTSMTINSPAAVILAMYIAVAEKQGVTPEQLSGTIQNDILKEYVARGTYIFPPEPSMRLITDIFEYCAKDVPNWNTISISGYHIREAGATAAQEIAFTLADGIAYVQAAIDAGLDVDEFAPRLSFFFNAHLNFFEEIAKFRAARRVWAKIMKERFGAQNKKSLMLRFHTQTAGVTLTAQQPDVNIMRVAFQALSAVLGGTQSLHTNSKDEALALPSEDAVLIALRTQQVIAHEIGVTETADPLGGSFFVEKLTNDIEDMVLDYIEKIDKLGGAAKAIEKGYMQKEIQESAYKYMQEIESNDKVVVGVNKFKMRKDTPTDLLKVDPAVAQRQCDKIEQVRQERSQQEVAETLKALRNAAQSDNNLMPYIIAAVKAYATLGEICGVLREVFGEYQQQVVI, encoded by the coding sequence ATGTATGATAAGAAAGGTTTAGATAAAGTGAAACAAGCTAAGGAACAGTGGGATGAGACCACTGTGCAAAAGACTGTCAGCCGTTTTCCCGAACGAAAGGAAAACTTTGAGACTGACTCAGGCATTCCCATTGAACGATTGTATTCGCCGGACCTTTTGGAAGATGCTGATTATCAAAGAGACCTGGGTATGCCCGGTCATTACCCTTATACTCGCGGGGTCCAACCTACCATGTATAGAGGTCGGTTCTGGACCATGCGCCAATACGCCGGATTTGGTACTGCCGAGGAGACCAATCAGCGTTTTAAGTATCTTCTTGAACAAGGGCAGACCGGCTTAAGCGTTGCCTTTGACCTGCCAACTCAAATTGGCTATGACTCCGACCATTCTTTGGCTCGAGGTGAAGTGGGTAAAGTAGGAGTAGCTATTGACTCCCTAAAGGACATGGAAATTCTTTATGATGGTATTCCCTTGGAAAAGGTGAGCACCTCTATGACCATCAATTCACCGGCAGCAGTTATTTTGGCCATGTATATTGCCGTGGCTGAAAAACAAGGGGTTACGCCGGAACAACTATCAGGCACCATTCAGAATGATATTCTTAAGGAATATGTGGCTCGCGGTACATACATTTTTCCCCCTGAGCCATCAATGAGATTAATTACTGATATTTTTGAGTACTGCGCTAAGGATGTTCCCAACTGGAATACCATTAGTATCAGTGGTTACCATATTCGTGAGGCCGGTGCAACAGCTGCTCAGGAAATAGCCTTTACTTTAGCCGACGGTATTGCTTATGTACAAGCCGCTATTGATGCCGGGTTAGATGTGGATGAATTTGCACCGCGTTTATCGTTCTTTTTTAATGCTCATCTCAATTTCTTCGAGGAAATAGCCAAGTTTCGGGCAGCTCGGAGGGTTTGGGCCAAAATTATGAAAGAGCGTTTTGGTGCTCAAAACAAAAAATCTCTGATGCTGCGCTTCCATACCCAAACTGCCGGTGTGACATTAACTGCTCAGCAGCCGGATGTCAATATCATGCGGGTTGCTTTTCAAGCGCTCAGTGCGGTATTAGGAGGTACCCAATCTCTGCACACCAACTCTAAGGATGAGGCATTGGCTTTACCAAGTGAAGATGCGGTATTAATAGCTTTAAGAACCCAACAGGTTATCGCCCATGAAATAGGTGTCACCGAGACGGCTGATCCCTTGGGCGGTTCATTTTTCGTAGAAAAACTGACCAATGATATCGAAGATATGGTCTTGGATTATATTGAGAAGATCGATAAATTGGGTGGAGCAGCTAAAGCGATAGAAAAAGGATATATGCAAAAGGAAATCCAAGAAAGTGCTTATAAATACATGCAAGAGATAGAAAGCAACGACAAAGTTGTAGTTGGGGTAAATAAGTTTAAGATGAGAAAAGATACCCCCACCGACCTGCTCAAGGTAGACCCGGCAGTGGCCCAGAGACAGTGCGATAAAATCGAACAGGTAAGGCAGGAACGTAGCCAGCAGGAAGTTGCTGAGACCTTGAAAGCTCTACGCAACGCTGCTCAATCAGATAATAACCTAATGCCGTATATTATTGCTGCGGTTAAGGCATATGCCACCCTAGGTGAGATATGCGGCGTACTGCGGGAAGTATTTGGCGAATACCAGCAGCAGGTAGTAATTTAG
- the ablB gene encoding putative beta-lysine N-acetyltransferase, whose protein sequence is MNNQTVFINDKEQVSFFGDAYGFSWTAEDDRCSLNVYLDFPNERLKVLDYDGDADAVSQRLMALGRKNQVSKILFNVSANWQEFSARGFIKEGEIPGYFNGETAHCLSYFLSEERRRSPFVEEEKSILDKVLAEAPNFNDSEDKYTSQWDVVTGSEEYAPELAEFYDGTFKTYPTPLNDPEYVKQIMDNHVEFLLVLDEGKIISSASAERNFNYNNAEMTDCATSPDYRGRGLMRFILDRLGEDMQKKGLQVIYSLARARSTGMNMVFRKLGYDFKGQFIKNCHICGKFEDMNLWVKVLSQKPLS, encoded by the coding sequence ATGAATAATCAAACGGTATTTATAAACGATAAGGAACAAGTGTCTTTCTTTGGCGACGCTTATGGGTTTTCATGGACCGCCGAAGATGACCGCTGCAGTCTCAATGTGTATTTGGATTTTCCCAATGAAAGATTAAAGGTATTGGATTATGACGGTGATGCTGATGCCGTGTCTCAGCGACTGATGGCCCTAGGAAGAAAAAATCAGGTTAGTAAAATTTTGTTTAACGTTTCCGCAAATTGGCAGGAATTTAGTGCAAGAGGGTTTATTAAGGAAGGAGAAATCCCCGGGTATTTTAATGGAGAGACTGCACACTGCCTCTCATATTTTCTTTCCGAAGAACGAAGGCGTAGCCCCTTTGTGGAAGAGGAAAAGTCAATTCTAGATAAGGTATTGGCGGAAGCCCCTAACTTTAACGATAGCGAAGATAAATATACGTCTCAGTGGGATGTGGTAACGGGCAGCGAAGAGTACGCACCGGAATTAGCTGAGTTTTACGACGGTACTTTTAAAACTTACCCTACACCATTGAATGATCCGGAATATGTAAAGCAGATAATGGATAACCATGTAGAATTTTTACTAGTGTTGGATGAGGGCAAGATAATCAGCAGTGCTTCTGCGGAAAGGAATTTCAATTATAACAATGCAGAGATGACTGATTGCGCCACCTCTCCCGATTACAGGGGCAGGGGATTAATGCGCTTCATATTGGACAGGTTAGGCGAAGATATGCAGAAAAAGGGACTACAGGTAATTTACAGCTTGGCAAGGGCCCGCTCAACAGGGATGAATATGGTGTTTCGCAAACTAGGATATGATTTTAAAGGTCAGTTTATTAAAAACTGTCACATATGTGGTAAATTTGAAGATATGAACCTATGGGTGAAGGTACTTAGTCAAAAACCGTTATCTTAA
- the sucD gene encoding succinate--CoA ligase subunit alpha: MAIYIDDNTKVLVQGMTGNQGTFHSQQMLAYGTDLVAGVSPGKGGQTVEGKPVYNTVRSAVTNHQIDASILFIPAPFAKDAALEALDAGIKVVVCITEHIPVHDAMEIMAFAKEMDATVVGPNTFGLVSSGKCKIGIMPNQFFIPGNVGVVARSGTLSYEIVGNLTAAKMGTSTVVGLGGDRVVGLNFIDVLKKFEQDTETKAVVMVGEIGGSAEENAAEYIKGNISKPVVAYLAGKSAPAGKRMGHAGAIIERGRGTFEGKVKALSAAGVKVAELPFQVPQILSEIL; the protein is encoded by the coding sequence GTGGCGATTTATATTGATGACAATACCAAAGTCCTTGTACAGGGAATGACAGGCAATCAAGGTACATTTCATTCCCAACAGATGTTAGCGTACGGTACAGACCTAGTGGCAGGGGTATCGCCGGGTAAAGGCGGTCAAACAGTAGAAGGAAAGCCCGTGTACAATACTGTTCGCAGTGCGGTGACCAATCACCAAATTGACGCATCTATTCTTTTTATTCCTGCTCCTTTTGCCAAGGATGCCGCCTTAGAGGCACTGGATGCCGGTATAAAAGTGGTGGTATGTATTACCGAACATATTCCCGTACATGATGCCATGGAAATCATGGCATTCGCGAAAGAAATGGACGCAACTGTAGTCGGTCCCAATACATTCGGTCTCGTATCTTCAGGTAAATGCAAAATAGGCATTATGCCCAACCAATTCTTTATTCCCGGTAATGTAGGCGTTGTCGCCCGCAGTGGGACCCTCAGTTACGAAATAGTCGGAAACTTGACCGCCGCTAAAATGGGCACCAGTACGGTGGTTGGCCTGGGGGGCGACCGGGTGGTAGGGCTGAACTTTATTGATGTATTGAAAAAGTTCGAACAAGATACCGAAACCAAGGCAGTGGTGATGGTTGGTGAAATCGGCGGTAGTGCGGAAGAGAACGCAGCTGAATACATTAAAGGTAATATTTCTAAGCCCGTAGTTGCCTACTTGGCCGGTAAAAGTGCTCCTGCGGGGAAACGCATGGGTCATGCAGGGGCTATCATTGAAAGAGGCAGAGGTACTTTTGAAGGAAAGGTTAAAGCCCTGTCTGCTGCCGGTGTTAAAGTCGCCGAACTGCCATTTCAAGTTCCACAAATATTATCGGAAATACTTTAA
- a CDS encoding DUF3786 domain-containing protein, giving the protein MTGSNLDVTLTEALTQLRKASPKDVSDRAGVEFLAEQGLFRLKYFNSGIDISYPDGKFINTELPLIERILILHYLVAASGNPIEKDYISFKELPGGEIYNTPFTNRSIRPFLQLFGSSPEEFRGAATNLGGKPETLGDVSFTFAALPRVPVTVVLWEGDEEFDASANILFNRSASGYLPTEDFAFLAGLTVSKLKSLAEAER; this is encoded by the coding sequence ATGACTGGATCAAATTTGGATGTTACTTTAACAGAAGCGCTTACCCAACTTAGAAAGGCCAGTCCCAAAGATGTTTCGGACAGGGCCGGGGTTGAATTTTTAGCGGAGCAAGGGCTGTTTCGTTTAAAATACTTTAACAGCGGCATAGATATTTCTTATCCTGACGGCAAATTTATTAATACTGAACTTCCTTTGATTGAGAGAATTCTCATTTTGCATTACTTGGTTGCGGCGTCGGGAAACCCAATAGAAAAGGATTATATCTCCTTTAAAGAGCTGCCCGGCGGAGAAATTTATAATACTCCCTTTACTAATCGGTCTATCCGTCCGTTTTTACAGTTATTTGGCAGCAGCCCTGAAGAATTTCGTGGTGCCGCAACAAACCTTGGCGGCAAACCTGAGACTTTAGGTGATGTGAGTTTTACATTTGCTGCTTTACCGCGGGTGCCGGTGACCGTGGTTCTTTGGGAAGGGGATGAAGAGTTTGACGCTTCCGCTAATATTCTTTTTAACCGTTCCGCGTCGGGTTACTTACCAACTGAAGATTTTGCTTTTTTAGCCGGTTTGACGGTATCTAAGTTAAAATCATTGGCCGAAGCTGAGCGATAG
- a CDS encoding nuclease-related domain-containing protein yields the protein MSQHLNEQVGEIEEKITYYQHEIEKLDNQKNFPFVYIVVAIPTTIVFIILVIISNGLLDFTSGITGALFFSLLITCAYLVLYQPNKDEIRRQLVHNIKSLRRKKNMLEAGMRGEQAVAHHLSWLPKSFVVINNIQLPSKKYQAQQMDHLVIGPKGVFHLETKTINGMVVISPNGDWSTIKAVHNSVLREGMESPHHQVQRHERVLREFFRENFTGWKIPLISAVVMAHPKSIIEGEDPRLTVIKKDKLLDFINDDHLNDQLSEQQVNQIALKFATHSLG from the coding sequence ATGTCACAGCATCTAAATGAACAGGTAGGCGAGATTGAAGAGAAGATAACCTACTATCAGCATGAAATTGAAAAACTAGATAATCAGAAAAACTTTCCCTTTGTCTATATCGTGGTGGCCATTCCGACCACTATTGTTTTCATTATTCTAGTGATAATATCCAACGGACTATTAGATTTCACTTCAGGAATTACCGGTGCTTTGTTTTTCTCCTTACTCATCACCTGCGCCTACTTGGTACTATATCAGCCCAACAAAGATGAAATACGTCGCCAGCTAGTACATAACATCAAATCCTTGCGCCGGAAAAAGAATATGCTGGAAGCTGGTATGCGAGGCGAACAAGCGGTGGCGCATCACCTTAGTTGGCTGCCCAAGTCTTTCGTGGTGATCAATAACATTCAGTTACCCAGTAAGAAGTATCAAGCTCAACAAATGGACCATCTGGTGATTGGACCTAAGGGTGTCTTTCACCTTGAAACGAAGACAATCAACGGTATGGTGGTAATTTCACCCAATGGCGATTGGTCTACCATTAAGGCGGTACACAACAGTGTTCTGCGTGAAGGCATGGAAAGTCCCCATCATCAAGTCCAACGCCACGAAAGGGTGCTAAGAGAGTTCTTTCGGGAAAACTTCACCGGTTGGAAAATACCTTTGATATCTGCGGTGGTAATGGCGCATCCTAAAAGCATCATTGAAGGAGAAGACCCTCGGTTAACGGTAATAAAGAAGGATAAACTTTTAGACTTTATTAATGATGATCATCTGAATGACCAATTAAGCGAACAACAGGTAAATCAGATTGCTCTAAAATTTGCTACACACAGTTTGGGTTAA
- the sucC gene encoding ADP-forming succinate--CoA ligase subunit beta: protein MKLFEYMGKELFDKYNIPVPKGGVAGTPEEAAKQAENLEEAVVKSQILSGKRGKAGGIKFVSGKEHARQAADELLGMELKGLKVEKVLVEEKLPIEKEFYLAITLDGTLKKPIILASVEGGMDIEDVPEEKMVRHPINTNLGVQPYLGKDIADRLGFSGNQAKQFAKILANLYQAFKELDAELMEINPLVLAADKLIAADAKVTIDDDALYRHKDLPKVEERTDAEKKAYALGLSYVELDGNIAIMANGAGITMATLDIIQHYGGAPANFLDAGGGAGVEATAKALEILLSTNPKAILINIFGGITRCDDVATAFITVKKQRKIPVPVVIRLVGTNEDKGVQILKDNGIEAFGTMDEAAKAAVQLATQ, encoded by the coding sequence TTGAAATTGTTCGAATATATGGGAAAAGAATTGTTTGACAAATATAATATTCCTGTTCCTAAAGGGGGCGTGGCTGGCACCCCGGAGGAAGCAGCAAAGCAAGCTGAGAACTTGGAAGAGGCGGTTGTTAAATCACAAATTTTATCCGGGAAAAGGGGTAAAGCCGGAGGCATCAAATTTGTGTCCGGTAAGGAACATGCCCGGCAAGCTGCAGATGAACTGCTGGGAATGGAGCTGAAAGGATTAAAGGTAGAGAAGGTCCTCGTAGAGGAAAAACTTCCCATTGAGAAGGAATTCTACTTGGCTATTACTCTTGACGGCACTTTAAAAAAACCCATTATCTTGGCTTCCGTTGAAGGTGGAATGGATATTGAGGATGTGCCGGAAGAAAAAATGGTTCGTCATCCAATCAACACCAATCTTGGTGTGCAGCCATATCTGGGAAAAGATATAGCTGACAGACTGGGGTTCAGCGGTAACCAGGCAAAACAATTTGCCAAGATTTTGGCTAACCTCTATCAAGCATTTAAGGAATTGGATGCAGAATTAATGGAAATCAACCCATTGGTGCTGGCAGCAGATAAGCTGATAGCGGCAGATGCCAAGGTGACCATTGATGATGATGCTCTTTATCGCCATAAAGACCTGCCAAAGGTCGAAGAACGCACCGATGCGGAGAAAAAGGCCTACGCTTTAGGTTTATCCTATGTAGAGCTTGACGGTAACATCGCCATCATGGCTAACGGGGCTGGAATCACCATGGCAACTTTGGATATCATCCAACATTATGGCGGCGCACCAGCAAACTTCTTAGATGCTGGTGGTGGAGCGGGCGTTGAGGCCACAGCGAAAGCATTGGAGATATTACTATCTACCAACCCCAAAGCTATACTTATCAATATTTTCGGCGGCATAACTCGCTGTGATGATGTGGCCACCGCATTCATTACAGTGAAGAAGCAGCGGAAAATACCAGTCCCGGTGGTTATCAGGCTAGTTGGTACCAACGAGGACAAAGGGGTGCAGATATTAAAAGATAATGGCATTGAAGCATTTGGAACAATGGATGAGGCTGCAAAAGCGGCAGTTCAGCTAGCAACCCAATAA